ATTTCGCTTGGCTTCCTCGGTGATACCCAACGCCAGGGGGGCAAAGTCCCGTTCGAACGGCAAGACAGACCAGACTTCGACGAGATCCTGGCGCGCTTTCTTAGCCTCCTTGAGATGTGTCAGCCGCTGGCGAGCCTGCATCCACTCTGATTCCAACTGAGCTCTATGTTGTTCCGCCCCCTCGAGCCCGATCGTATGGACCAACAATAGTGCGGCAAAGAGGGCGATGATAATGAGGCACCACGGGATCAATGGGGCGTAAGGGCCTCGCAGTTGTTGAGTAATCATATTCATCGTTCGCGCTAGATGCCCTGGGCAGGCCGGTACTTGAGCATCAGATCAAATTCCACTAACCCAGTCGATCCTGCACGGTGCTGTCCAAGAACTGGGTCTCTGAAGATCTGGTGGTCTTGCAACTTCACCGTGAGTGCCGTGATGTCTTCAAGGCTGACGGCAGATCCAGTGAGATGAATAACCGCGCTACCCGGATCGAGACGGACAC
This genomic stretch from Nitrospiraceae bacterium harbors:
- the pilO gene encoding type 4a pilus biogenesis protein PilO; its protein translation is MITQQLRGPYAPLIPWCLIIIALFAALLLVHTIGLEGAEQHRAQLESEWMQARQRLTHLKEAKKARQDLVEVWSVLPFERDFAPLALGITEEAKRNRVTLPALSYKTEATPVAKTSKGILQGTMTGRYEDLRRFLYELETAEEWIIIEDLDLVRPASQHEQTLTFNIKISTFLRNEPGVVTVQ